Proteins from a genomic interval of Paenibacillus sp. RC334:
- a CDS encoding glycosyltransferase family 4 protein, protein MIQKILYLRNFASKVNGASYNLQEVGLGKALVRKGFDCDIVYYNDHKETHLEQVYRHEGCTLRIIWLHGFKFLSNSIYRDVLNHSFLAAYDWVISTEYNQIMTYLLSRKCPEKLVLYHGPYRDNTHALIRRLYDTLLLPKVAKSLRCTFVKSDLAKRYLEDKGFHNVVTLGVGLDRSKVEGKFNNENNDNSGNDKSEDREKNPEVADELRRLGDRPVLLYVGVLEERRNIRFMLGVFKKVLQKHPSCLLLMVGDGRKADTDRYWAYAHELGLTDSILHFSRVEQRHLWQIYGAADAMLFPTHYDIFGMVLLESMLFRVPIISSVNGGSVTLIEDGVSGVILRSFSEEEWVSRVSELLDNAELRQSMAEQAFLTVERMSWDRIAEEMLSHSRIQPMQPMHHPMQSTQERGTAT, encoded by the coding sequence ATGATTCAAAAAATATTGTATCTTCGCAATTTTGCCAGCAAGGTGAACGGGGCCTCATACAATTTGCAGGAAGTCGGCTTGGGCAAAGCACTCGTTCGGAAAGGCTTCGATTGCGACATTGTCTACTACAACGACCACAAGGAAACCCATCTGGAGCAGGTATACCGTCACGAAGGCTGCACATTGCGCATCATCTGGCTCCACGGGTTTAAGTTCCTGAGCAACAGCATCTACAGGGATGTCCTCAATCATTCGTTTTTGGCTGCTTATGATTGGGTCATTTCCACAGAATACAACCAGATCATGACTTATCTGCTTTCCCGCAAATGTCCCGAAAAGCTGGTGCTGTATCATGGCCCGTACCGCGATAACACACATGCGCTGATCCGAAGATTGTACGATACCCTGCTACTGCCGAAGGTGGCAAAGTCTCTACGCTGTACCTTTGTCAAATCCGATCTTGCCAAGCGCTATCTGGAGGATAAAGGCTTTCACAACGTCGTCACCCTTGGAGTCGGACTGGACCGCAGCAAGGTGGAGGGAAAGTTCAACAATGAGAACAATGACAACAGCGGCAACGACAAAAGCGAAGACCGGGAGAAAAATCCTGAGGTCGCGGATGAGCTGAGGCGGCTCGGGGATCGTCCGGTGCTACTGTATGTCGGCGTGCTGGAGGAGCGGAGAAATATACGTTTTATGCTAGGCGTGTTCAAAAAGGTACTTCAAAAGCATCCCAGTTGCCTTTTGTTAATGGTCGGGGATGGACGTAAGGCGGATACGGATCGCTATTGGGCCTATGCACATGAGCTTGGGCTGACGGACAGTATTTTGCATTTTTCAAGAGTGGAGCAGCGCCATCTGTGGCAGATTTACGGAGCAGCGGATGCGATGCTGTTTCCGACTCATTACGATATTTTCGGTATGGTTCTGCTGGAAAGTATGCTGTTTCGCGTCCCGATTATCTCTTCGGTAAATGGCGGCTCGGTTACCTTGATCGAGGACGGGGTGAGCGGAGTGATCCTGAGAAGCTTTTCAGAGGAGGAATGGGTGAGTCGAGTCTCTGAATTGTTGGACAATGCTGAGCTGAGACAAAGTATGGCGGAGCAGGCGTTTCTTACAGTCGAGCGTATGTCGTGGGATCGTATTGCGGAAGAAATGCTAAGCCACTCACGGATACAACCGATGCAGCCTATGCACCATCCCATGCAATCTACGCAGGAACGAGGGACCGCCACGTGA
- a CDS encoding glycosyltransferase family 4 protein has protein sequence MGKVLVIHNFYQQSGGEDKVVEQELAMLRSRGIESEHYYVHNDSIQSKGLANMAKLAVEAAWSLPEFKRIKKLLLRVKPDVVHVHNFFPVISPSVYHACERLGIPVVQTLHNYRLICPAATFIRGNEVCEKCLHGTLLHSIRHGCYRGSPLQTIPVAAMIKFNDLIGTWQHKVSRYIALTEFAREKFAESGIPPDRIAVKPNFIQRKEVEAVYDPDDRYLLFVGRISAEKGVRNLLQAWIQVEDRGDLRLVIIGDGPEKAELAAAYPQEDIRFLGKQDGDTVLDCMSRAMYVMVPSIWYEGFPMTIVESYSVGTPVLCSRIGALEEVVEDGVTGFHFQHDDMEHISAVIRRATAYENYPAMRQKVSEIYAERYTQEVNYEQLMAIYNEAIEERAYEATAPV, from the coding sequence GTGGGCAAGGTGCTGGTCATCCACAACTTTTATCAGCAAAGCGGGGGAGAAGACAAGGTTGTTGAACAGGAATTGGCTATGCTGCGCTCCAGAGGGATAGAGTCAGAGCATTATTATGTGCATAACGACAGCATCCAAAGCAAAGGGCTGGCTAACATGGCAAAGCTGGCGGTGGAGGCGGCTTGGTCCCTGCCAGAGTTCAAAAGAATCAAAAAGCTGCTTTTGCGGGTGAAGCCGGATGTGGTGCATGTGCATAACTTTTTTCCAGTTATATCTCCTTCCGTCTATCATGCCTGTGAACGGCTGGGGATTCCGGTCGTCCAGACGCTGCATAATTACAGGCTGATTTGTCCGGCGGCGACCTTTATCCGAGGGAATGAGGTTTGTGAAAAATGCCTGCACGGCACGCTGCTGCATTCCATCCGCCACGGGTGCTACCGGGGCTCACCGCTACAGACGATTCCAGTGGCGGCGATGATCAAGTTCAACGATCTGATCGGCACATGGCAGCACAAAGTAAGTCGATATATTGCGCTAACCGAGTTTGCGCGGGAGAAATTTGCTGAAAGTGGCATTCCACCGGATCGTATCGCGGTAAAGCCAAATTTCATCCAACGTAAAGAGGTGGAAGCCGTGTATGACCCGGATGATCGTTACTTGTTGTTTGTGGGGCGGATCTCTGCTGAAAAAGGGGTGCGTAATCTGCTGCAAGCCTGGATACAGGTGGAAGATCGGGGCGACTTGAGACTGGTCATCATCGGGGATGGCCCGGAAAAGGCTGAACTGGCTGCCGCATATCCGCAGGAGGACATCCGTTTTCTCGGCAAGCAGGATGGAGACACGGTGCTGGATTGCATGAGCCGGGCCATGTATGTCATGGTTCCTTCCATTTGGTATGAAGGCTTTCCCATGACCATCGTAGAGTCCTATTCCGTGGGAACCCCGGTGTTGTGCAGCCGGATCGGGGCGCTGGAGGAAGTGGTGGAGGATGGAGTAACCGGGTTCCATTTTCAACATGATGATATGGAACATATAAGTGCCGTAATCCGTCGTGCGACAGCCTATGAAAACTATCCAGCCATGAGACAGAAGGTATCGGAAATATATGCTGAACGCTACACGCAAGAAGTGAATTACGAGCAACTGATGGCCATATACAACGAGGCGATAGAGGAGCGTGCTTATGAAGCAACTGCCCCAGTATAG
- a CDS encoding WecB/TagA/CpsF family glycosyltransferase yields MKQLPQYRVGRIADADIAALTFQETVHTVEQWAVGRKDSYVCICNTHSIVTAGNQSEFHEALARADLCTPDGMPLVWALKLYGFERQDRVDGPSLMLKLCERAPQTGLSIYFYGSTPDALDSLKERMEQDYPGIRIVGGFSPPFRELRPDEEEQIIHDINASGAHIIFVSLGCPKQEIWMYRNKDRIRGVMIGVGAAFDYITGKVRRPPLMIQRLGLEWLYRLISEPKRLWKRYAYNNPVYVYRFLKSYRRNKRLTLHHNRHAGRGVEK; encoded by the coding sequence ATGAAGCAACTGCCCCAGTATAGAGTCGGAAGGATTGCGGACGCAGATATTGCGGCGCTTACGTTTCAGGAAACCGTACACACGGTGGAGCAATGGGCAGTCGGACGCAAGGACAGCTATGTATGTATCTGTAACACGCATTCTATTGTTACAGCCGGAAATCAATCCGAGTTCCATGAAGCACTTGCGCGTGCAGATTTGTGTACCCCGGATGGTATGCCGCTGGTTTGGGCGCTCAAGCTGTATGGATTTGAGCGTCAGGACCGGGTGGACGGCCCCAGTCTGATGCTCAAGCTGTGCGAACGCGCGCCGCAGACAGGATTAAGTATCTATTTTTACGGCAGCACGCCGGATGCGCTGGACAGCCTGAAGGAAAGAATGGAGCAGGACTACCCAGGAATTCGAATTGTAGGTGGCTTTTCACCGCCATTTCGGGAGCTTCGGCCCGATGAGGAGGAGCAGATTATTCATGACATCAATGCGTCAGGCGCGCATATCATCTTCGTCAGCTTGGGCTGTCCGAAGCAGGAAATATGGATGTATCGTAACAAAGACCGCATCCGTGGCGTGATGATTGGTGTAGGAGCGGCCTTTGACTATATCACCGGAAAGGTTCGCAGACCGCCGCTAATGATACAAAGGCTGGGGCTGGAGTGGCTGTACCGCCTGATCAGCGAGCCGAAACGGTTATGGAAGAGATACGCCTATAACAATCCGGTGTATGTATACCGATTTCTCAAATCCTATCGGCGGAACAAACGGCTTACGCTCCATCATAATCGGCATGCAGGGAGAGGCGTAGAGAAGTGA
- a CDS encoding UDP-glucose/GDP-mannose dehydrogenase family protein, with translation MKLCVIGAGYVGLVSGVCFAALGNTVVCVDQNEDKISQLHEGKVPIYEPGLKGLIQDNVEQGRLTFTTDTTSAVEGAEIVILAVGTPSLPGGEANLSYIEGAAREVADAMNGYKVIVTKSTVPVGTNDRIHSLIASRTNYSFGVASVPEFLREGSAVADTLQPDRIVIGASDPHVAAVLCTLHEPLTTNILTTDIRSAEMIKYASNAFLATKISFINEIANICEKVGADVTRVAHGMGLDQRIGSSFLSAGIGYGGSCFPKDTQALIQIAGNVDYEFKLLKSVVEVNQGQRFNVLRKLEEALGDLEGATIGIWGLAFKPNTDDVRDAPALDIMQSLLEAGAQIRAYDPVATANFRKLLDSSEVMWADSAREAAEGCDALCLLTEWEEFGEVGLGELNELMKHPIMIDGRNVYREEQIRQSAFAYYSVGRPQMNNMDMDRHRSVMNP, from the coding sequence TTGAAGCTATGTGTAATTGGTGCGGGGTATGTCGGACTGGTATCGGGAGTCTGTTTTGCCGCGCTCGGGAATACGGTTGTCTGTGTCGACCAGAATGAGGACAAAATTAGTCAGCTTCATGAAGGAAAAGTACCGATTTATGAGCCGGGCTTAAAAGGCTTGATCCAGGATAATGTCGAGCAGGGACGCCTGACCTTTACAACAGATACCACATCTGCGGTAGAGGGAGCGGAGATTGTTATTTTGGCGGTCGGTACGCCTTCGTTGCCGGGCGGGGAAGCGAACCTGTCCTATATTGAAGGAGCCGCACGCGAGGTGGCAGACGCCATGAATGGCTACAAAGTGATTGTCACCAAAAGCACGGTGCCTGTCGGAACCAATGATCGTATTCACAGCCTGATCGCGAGCCGCACGAACTACTCTTTTGGCGTGGCTTCGGTTCCTGAATTTTTACGCGAAGGCTCGGCGGTAGCAGATACGCTCCAGCCGGACCGCATCGTGATCGGGGCATCCGACCCTCATGTCGCCGCTGTGCTGTGTACGCTGCATGAGCCGCTGACGACAAATATTTTGACCACAGATATCCGTTCGGCGGAGATGATCAAGTACGCGTCGAACGCTTTTTTGGCGACTAAAATTTCGTTTATTAATGAGATTGCGAATATTTGTGAAAAAGTGGGCGCAGACGTTACGCGTGTGGCACACGGCATGGGGCTGGATCAGCGGATCGGTTCCTCTTTTCTGTCCGCAGGCATCGGCTATGGCGGCTCTTGTTTTCCCAAGGATACACAGGCGCTGATCCAAATTGCGGGCAATGTGGATTATGAATTCAAGCTGCTGAAATCGGTGGTGGAAGTGAATCAGGGGCAGCGCTTTAATGTGTTACGCAAGCTGGAAGAAGCGCTGGGTGATCTGGAAGGAGCCACGATTGGCATATGGGGGCTGGCGTTCAAGCCGAATACAGATGATGTAAGAGATGCTCCAGCGCTGGATATTATGCAGTCGCTTCTGGAAGCGGGGGCGCAAATTCGCGCGTATGACCCGGTTGCTACCGCCAACTTCCGCAAATTGCTGGACAGCTCGGAAGTGATGTGGGCCGATAGCGCACGAGAAGCGGCAGAAGGATGCGACGCGCTGTGTCTGCTGACGGAGTGGGAGGAATTTGGTGAGGTGGGGCTGGGTGAGCTGAACGAGCTTATGAAGCATCCCATTATGATCGACGGACGCAATGTGTACCGTGAGGAGCAAATCAGACAGTCCGCCTTTGCATACTATTCTGTCGGCAGGCCGCAGATGAACAATATGGATATGGATCGTCATCGGTCTGTAATGAACCCGTAA
- a CDS encoding ABC transporter ATP-binding protein, which produces MQQATGQLPVIRMEGVSKIISSKAIVDDLTLEVPAGQVFGFLGPNGAGKTTTIRMMVGLISISKGDIHICGDSIKTDFEKAVSHIGAIVENPEMYKFLTGYQNLQHFARMSSGVTRERIDEAIRLVGLGNRIHDKVKTYSLGMRQRLGVAQAILHRPKLLVLDEPTNGLDPQGIRELRDYLRQLSRSEGITIFVSSHLLSEMELMCDRVAIIQSGRLIDIKQLKSTGGEAQTAEIAFEVNDAQQAYALAGAGRVEGNQLLLHLEREQIADMNSLLTANGVKVYAIRPVARTLEDQFLEVTGGGSIG; this is translated from the coding sequence ATGCAGCAAGCGACAGGACAGCTTCCCGTCATACGTATGGAGGGTGTGAGTAAAATCATTTCTTCAAAAGCGATTGTGGACGATCTGACGCTGGAGGTTCCAGCGGGGCAGGTATTTGGTTTCCTCGGACCGAACGGTGCGGGAAAAACAACCACCATCCGTATGATGGTTGGCCTGATTTCGATCAGTAAAGGCGATATCCATATTTGTGGAGACAGCATCAAAACCGATTTTGAAAAGGCTGTTTCCCACATTGGTGCGATTGTGGAGAACCCGGAGATGTACAAATTTCTGACCGGTTATCAAAATTTGCAGCATTTTGCGAGAATGTCATCGGGGGTGACCAGGGAGCGCATAGATGAGGCGATCCGTTTGGTAGGACTCGGGAACCGGATTCACGATAAAGTCAAAACCTACTCGCTCGGAATGCGGCAGAGACTCGGGGTAGCACAGGCGATCTTGCATCGGCCAAAGCTGCTCGTGCTGGACGAGCCGACCAACGGGTTGGACCCGCAGGGTATCCGCGAGCTGAGGGATTATTTGCGGCAGTTGAGCCGGAGCGAGGGAATTACAATATTTGTATCGAGTCATTTGTTGTCCGAAATGGAGCTGATGTGCGACCGTGTCGCCATTATCCAAAGCGGACGGCTGATTGACATCAAGCAGCTAAAGAGCACAGGTGGAGAGGCCCAGACGGCGGAAATTGCTTTTGAAGTGAATGATGCCCAGCAAGCCTATGCGCTTGCCGGTGCAGGGCGCGTCGAAGGCAACCAACTGCTGCTGCATCTGGAGCGGGAGCAGATAGCAGACATGAACAGCCTTCTTACTGCAAATGGAGTCAAGGTATATGCGATTCGTCCGGTGGCCCGTACGCTGGAAGATCAATTCTTGGAAGTGACGGGAGGCGGGTCCATTGGCTGA
- a CDS encoding ABC transporter permease subunit, with protein sequence MADFFKLVHNENLKIYLRVRTWIMLGLLAVITAVIPMLIALVSDQVSVWDGIVLTAMFTFFLNTTFTVIVAADSVAGEFTWGTIKLLLIRPWTRSKILLSKYISVILFSLLGTFILIAMVTLSSWLMLSKDTPAGSIPPFSDPFSYVTLNFLYSYIALFVTIAFAFMLSAVFRSSALAIGLSLFMMFTKTIYNSIGLFSTDRYEWTKYVLFTHMDLKKYLEMPPGTVSSGLTFSLTVLAAYYVIFIAIAWVVFVKRDVST encoded by the coding sequence TTGGCTGACTTCTTCAAGCTGGTACATAACGAAAATCTTAAAATTTACTTGCGTGTACGGACGTGGATTATGCTAGGGCTGCTGGCGGTCATCACGGCTGTGATTCCGATGCTGATTGCCCTGGTTTCCGATCAGGTCAGCGTGTGGGATGGTATCGTGTTGACGGCGATGTTTACATTTTTCCTCAATACGACGTTTACGGTCATTGTAGCGGCTGATTCGGTGGCGGGTGAATTTACATGGGGAACCATCAAGCTGCTGCTTATCCGCCCTTGGACCCGCAGCAAAATTCTTTTGTCCAAATATATATCGGTCATCCTGTTCAGTTTGCTCGGAACGTTCATTTTAATAGCGATGGTTACGCTGTCCTCTTGGCTGATGTTATCCAAAGATACGCCAGCCGGTTCGATTCCGCCGTTCAGTGATCCGTTTTCTTATGTAACACTGAACTTCTTGTACAGCTATATCGCTCTATTCGTGACCATCGCCTTTGCTTTTATGCTGTCCGCTGTTTTTCGTTCCAGCGCCTTGGCGATTGGCCTGTCTTTGTTCATGATGTTCACCAAAACAATCTATAATTCAATCGGTTTGTTTAGTACAGATCGTTATGAATGGACCAAATACGTGCTGTTTACGCATATGGACCTGAAAAAATATCTCGAAATGCCGCCGGGCACGGTAAGTTCTGGTTTGACCTTTTCGCTCACCGTGCTGGCTGCCTATTATGTAATTTTTATCGCAATTGCCTGGGTAGTTTTTGTAAAACGGGATGTTTCAACCTAA
- a CDS encoding polymer-forming cytoskeletal protein produces MFKDSKKKLAAPATDTLLANGTSFEGTIEAEANIRIDGHFQGDIRSTHAVVIGESAVVRSDIIAQDVILAGKVFGSITTEGRLTITPTGELYGNVAAAALVISEGGVLDGTSQMIRTKDAEPSASTDGSDLETQSGTRKDRDTSQANLQSETG; encoded by the coding sequence ATGTTCAAGGACTCCAAAAAAAAGCTGGCCGCTCCTGCGACCGATACGCTGTTGGCTAACGGCACCAGCTTTGAAGGTACGATTGAGGCTGAGGCCAATATTCGGATTGATGGCCATTTTCAGGGCGATATCCGCAGCACTCACGCCGTCGTGATCGGGGAATCTGCTGTTGTGCGTTCGGATATCATCGCACAAGACGTCATCCTGGCCGGCAAGGTATTCGGCAGCATCACCACAGAGGGACGGCTGACGATCACGCCTACGGGCGAACTGTACGGTAATGTAGCCGCCGCCGCGCTGGTCATCTCCGAAGGCGGCGTACTGGACGGTACGAGTCAGATGATCCGCACGAAAGACGCAGAACCGTCTGCTTCAACTGACGGTTCTGATCTTGAAACACAATCCGGTACTCGCAAAGACAGAGATACCAGTCAAGCAAACCTGCAATCAGAGACGGGATAA
- a CDS encoding M23 family metallopeptidase, whose product MKKGSLNRRMTLLVIRDAQQPPKQLQCSTAAVILVPTLVIASISTLVIGLQIRSSHIISQMETNLAVQSLQMEVTVADKDAAIGRLRREVMKLTNQATSIRERLQRVTELEQQMQQFIRKYGKSSATSSSKAAMTPLSWDASGYTGGELITVHENTAMLTRQAMDDFQEIESLLDTVERTVPRSIQQANAVQQNLEQKQAAQLLQTRRLALAEQGKPSAWPVSSRQMTSSFGYRSDPFTGKSAFHSGMDIAGQTGDPVYAAGAGTVLEAASSGARGKCIIIQHPDGFQSWYMHLSGMQVTPGERVRKGQTIGLLGSTGRSTGPHLHFQIVKHSQPVDPLLYVQ is encoded by the coding sequence ATGAAAAAAGGAAGCCTAAATCGCCGGATGACCTTGCTCGTCATTCGAGATGCACAGCAACCGCCCAAGCAGCTACAATGCTCTACAGCCGCTGTCATTCTCGTCCCGACCCTTGTGATCGCGTCCATCTCTACACTCGTGATCGGGCTGCAAATCCGTTCTTCCCATATTATCTCCCAAATGGAAACGAATCTTGCTGTCCAGAGCTTGCAGATGGAGGTTACGGTAGCGGACAAGGATGCGGCAATCGGGCGACTGCGCCGCGAAGTCATGAAGCTGACGAATCAGGCCACCAGTATTCGCGAACGCCTCCAGCGTGTAACGGAACTGGAGCAGCAAATGCAGCAATTTATTCGTAAATACGGAAAATCCTCTGCCACCAGTAGCAGCAAAGCGGCCATGACCCCACTCTCCTGGGATGCCTCCGGCTATACCGGGGGTGAATTGATTACAGTACATGAAAATACAGCCATGCTTACTCGTCAAGCCATGGATGATTTTCAGGAAATCGAATCCCTGCTGGACACGGTAGAGCGCACGGTTCCCCGCTCTATTCAGCAGGCGAACGCCGTACAGCAGAACCTTGAGCAGAAGCAAGCCGCACAGTTGCTCCAGACCCGCAGACTGGCGCTTGCCGAACAAGGCAAGCCTTCGGCCTGGCCTGTCAGTTCACGCCAGATGACCTCCAGCTTCGGCTATCGCAGCGATCCGTTTACGGGCAAATCGGCTTTCCATTCGGGCATGGATATTGCCGGACAAACGGGTGATCCCGTCTATGCCGCAGGAGCGGGCACCGTGCTGGAGGCAGCCTCCAGCGGGGCACGGGGCAAGTGCATTATCATCCAGCATCCTGACGGATTCCAGTCCTGGTATATGCACCTGAGCGGTATGCAGGTGACTCCGGGGGAACGAGTCCGTAAAGGACAGACCATCGGCCTTCTGGGAAGCACGGGAAGAAGCACGGGGCCTCATCTTCATTTTCAGATCGTCAAGCATAGTCAGCCTGTCGATCCGTTACTGTATGTACAATGA
- the cls gene encoding cardiolipin synthase: MLWLLLVLIVFIFQTGTILLFEFRKPSKAVAWLFILFCFPLIGFVVYYFVAQDYKKRKMVRKGGSQLFREFRERLWSQSRVIENVEQMHNPHFKQQERLFNQLIRMSENPLTGCNRTHVLTNGEETFEAMLTALERAQHHIHVEFYIFRADDIGIRFQEVMIRKAREGVKVRFVVDGVGSYNLPYSFIRACSEAGVEFHYFLPPFFATLDRRINYRNHRKIVVVDGLIGFVGGINVGDDYLGKYPKVGFWRDTHLQIEGDSVYFLQNAFLSDWKLASGERLMDENLFPPHSCEGDEEVQILSSGPDQVWDTIQEMCFGALAVAKKRIWITTPYFIPDSGIYEALKLAAVSGVDVRIIIPYKSDSKLVHLASLSYVQELLEAGVEFYQYRKGFIHAKVIIVDDLLGSVGTANMDMRSFFYNFELTAVLFARSALEHLSADFEEDLSNSSHIDLKVFRRRPRLQKTAEILARMLSPLL, from the coding sequence ATGCTGTGGTTGCTGTTGGTTTTAATTGTTTTTATTTTTCAGACCGGGACGATCCTGCTCTTTGAATTTCGCAAGCCGTCCAAGGCGGTAGCCTGGCTATTTATTTTGTTCTGCTTCCCGCTTATCGGCTTTGTCGTGTACTACTTTGTTGCACAGGATTATAAGAAGCGCAAAATGGTGCGAAAAGGGGGATCACAGCTGTTTCGTGAATTCCGCGAGCGCCTATGGTCGCAATCGAGGGTGATTGAGAATGTGGAACAAATGCATAATCCTCATTTCAAGCAACAAGAGCGTCTCTTTAACCAGCTCATCCGTATGTCGGAAAATCCGTTGACCGGCTGCAATCGCACACATGTGCTAACGAATGGGGAGGAAACCTTCGAGGCGATGCTGACAGCGCTGGAACGGGCGCAGCATCATATCCATGTAGAGTTTTACATATTCCGGGCGGACGACATCGGTATCCGGTTTCAGGAGGTCATGATCCGCAAGGCGCGCGAGGGTGTGAAGGTTCGATTCGTGGTGGACGGCGTGGGGAGCTACAATCTGCCCTATTCTTTTATTCGTGCCTGTAGTGAGGCAGGTGTAGAGTTTCATTATTTTCTGCCCCCGTTTTTCGCGACGCTGGATCGCCGGATTAACTACCGTAACCACCGTAAAATCGTAGTGGTGGACGGACTGATTGGGTTTGTTGGAGGAATCAATGTGGGCGACGATTATCTCGGCAAATACCCCAAGGTGGGATTTTGGCGCGATACGCATTTGCAGATTGAGGGAGATAGCGTCTATTTTCTGCAAAATGCTTTTTTGAGCGACTGGAAGCTGGCCTCCGGGGAACGGCTGATGGATGAGAATTTATTTCCACCGCATTCCTGTGAAGGGGATGAGGAAGTACAGATTTTGAGCAGCGGCCCCGATCAGGTATGGGATACGATTCAGGAAATGTGCTTTGGTGCGCTGGCGGTTGCCAAGAAGCGGATCTGGATAACCACACCGTATTTTATTCCCGATTCGGGGATTTATGAAGCGCTTAAGCTGGCGGCGGTCAGCGGCGTAGATGTGCGAATTATTATTCCATACAAATCGGATTCAAAGCTGGTGCATCTGGCGTCCCTGTCCTATGTGCAAGAGCTGCTGGAGGCGGGTGTGGAGTTCTATCAATACCGCAAAGGATTTATTCACGCTAAAGTCATCATTGTGGATGATTTGCTCGGCTCGGTCGGGACCGCCAATATGGACATGCGCAGCTTTTTCTATAATTTTGAGTTGACCGCTGTACTCTTTGCCCGGTCAGCGCTGGAACACCTTTCGGCCGATTTTGAAGAGGACCTGTCCAACTCCTCGCACATCGATTTAAAGGTGTTCCGCAGACGGCCACGATTACAGAAAACAGCTGAAATTCTGGCTCGCATGCTCTCTCCGCTCCTTTAA
- a CDS encoding YitT family protein encodes MSVVSKEVQNLSEITDVTGELTKISKIPANPKNKAKRLFQRAAMIIFGAALMAVGLEIFLVPNGVIDGGVTGISIMASKITGYPLGIFLTLLNLPFLVIGYKQIGKTFALSTLFGIIVMSIGTTLLHSVNALTPGEPLLGAIFGGVILGVGVGLVIRSGGSLDGTEIVAILVSEKTPFSVGEIVLFVNIFILGSAGFVFGWPNALYSMIAYYIAMKMIDITIEGLDQSKSVWIISEKYRDIGDALTDRLGRGVTYLEGEGGFTGESKKVIFVVITRLEEAKLKNIVEDWDPHAFVAIGNIHDVKGGRFKKKGIH; translated from the coding sequence ATGAGTGTAGTGAGCAAGGAAGTCCAAAATCTGTCTGAGATCACAGATGTGACCGGAGAGTTGACCAAGATCAGCAAAATTCCAGCCAATCCTAAAAACAAAGCAAAACGCCTGTTTCAGCGTGCGGCCATGATTATTTTCGGTGCAGCGCTTATGGCAGTGGGCCTCGAGATATTCCTGGTTCCTAACGGCGTTATCGACGGTGGGGTCACAGGTATTTCAATTATGGCCTCCAAGATTACTGGCTACCCGCTCGGCATTTTCCTGACCCTGTTGAACCTTCCATTTTTGGTTATCGGCTACAAGCAAATCGGTAAAACCTTCGCTTTATCCACATTATTCGGCATTATCGTGATGTCTATCGGAACCACGTTACTTCACAGTGTAAATGCGTTAACCCCTGGCGAACCGCTGTTGGGCGCTATTTTTGGCGGTGTCATTCTCGGCGTTGGGGTAGGTCTCGTCATCCGGTCCGGCGGCTCGCTGGATGGAACAGAGATCGTAGCTATTCTCGTCAGTGAAAAAACTCCTTTTTCGGTCGGTGAGATCGTACTTTTCGTTAACATCTTCATTCTGGGCAGCGCAGGCTTTGTATTCGGTTGGCCGAATGCCCTGTATTCCATGATTGCTTATTATATTGCGATGAAAATGATTGATATTACCATCGAAGGTCTGGATCAGTCCAAATCGGTCTGGATTATTAGTGAAAAATACCGCGACATCGGGGATGCCCTGACGGACCGTCTTGGACGGGGTGTAACCTATCTGGAAGGTGAGGGCGGCTTTACAGGCGAAAGCAAGAAAGTCATTTTCGTCGTCATCACCCGTCTGGAAGAAGCGAAGCTGAAGAACATCGTTGAGGATTGGGACCCGCATGCCTTTGTGGCAATTGGTAACATTCATGATGTGAAGGGCGGACGCTTCAAGAAAAAAGGAATACACTAG